ACGTGCTCGGCAATTATCGGTTGACGGGCGCGACGCTGTACGCCACTGTCGAGCCGTGCCCGATGTGCTGCGGGGCGGCGCTGCAGGCTCGCATCGCGCGGCTCGTGTACGGGGCGCGCGACCCGAAGGCCGGCGCGGTCGTGTCCCTGTACCGGCTGCTGGAGGACCCGCGCCTGAACCACCGGGTGCCGGCGACCGGCCCGGTGCTGGAGGCCGCGAGCGCGGCCTTGTTGAGCGAGTTCTTTGAGACGAAGAGAGGACAACGGCGCGGAGGGGTGGCCGAGCCCGGTTGAAGGCGTCCGACTCGAAATCGGATAGGGGCCCAGAAGGTCCCTCGGGGGTTCAAATCCTCTCCCCTCCGCCAATCTTTCCTTTGTTACGGCTGACAGGGAGCGCGTGTCTCGAATAATCCTCGCAGTCGGCGAGCAGGCGGACTTTCTCCGTCGGGTGCGCGAAGTGCTCGGCGGGTGGGAGAAGGTCGCCCATTTTGCGGGTGTTCACCCGCGAACGGCTCGCGATTGGGGACGGGAAAAGTGGCGGGTGTCTAGCGAGGCGGCACTCCTGCTCGAGCGCGCCTCCGGTGTCGCATTCCCAAGGCCGGCTGGGGAACTTCCCGAATTTTGGAGCACGGCGAAGGCAGGAACGGCGGGGTGTCTTAAGAGGAATTCTCTCCACGGAAATCCGGGGACGCTGGAGGGAAGGCGGCGCGGCGGATTGGTAAGCCAGTACCGGCGGTGGGAACACCCGGAGAAGTATGCCGGGACCGGAGTGATGCTCCGAAAGGCGATTCGGCTGCCGCCGGATGACGTGGCGCTCGCAGAATTCGTCGGCATCGTCTTAGGGGATGGAAGCGTCTCGGACCGCCAGGTGCGGATCTCGCTGAACAAGTGGACGGACAGGGCCTTCGTCAGCCATGTTGTCGCGCTTGCCCAATCGCTGTTCGAGATCAGGGTGCCAGTGCGAGAGCCGCCCGGTGAGAATTTCGTCTATGTTGAACTGACCGGTACGAATGTCGTCGAGTTCTTGGTCAGCAAAGGGGTCTGTCGGGGCAACAAGATTGCCCATCAGATGGATCTGCCTCGATGGGTCAGGCAGCAAGGCGACCTGGCGAGAGCATGTGTTCGAGGGCTCGTCGATACGGATGGCTGCATCTATGCTCACGAGCACGAGGTCCGAGGCAGGCGCTACCGAAACATCGGTCTCGTGTTCACGTCCCATTCCAGGCCGCTGCTTCGGTCGGTGCATGAAGTGTTGTGCGAGTCGGGCCTCCCGGCCCGGTGCGATGGGCGCAGTCATGTGTCAATCTATCGATGGGCCGGAATAAAGCGGTATCTTGAAGCGATCGGGAGTCGGAACCCTAAACATGTAGAAAAGTACCTCGAATGGGCGCGGAGGGGTGACCGAGCGGCCGAAGGTGCGGCACTGGAAATGCCGTGCACGGGGTAAACCCTGTGCCGTGGGTTCAAATCCCACCCCCTCCGCCACAGCATCACCGACGTGGCCGTGCTAGACGGGGAGGTAGCGGTGCCCTGTAGCCCGCAATCCGCTCTAGCGGGGTCGAATCCCCTCCCGAGGGCGGGTCGTGTTGAATGAGCCTCGTGGGAC
The Candidatus Methylomirabilota bacterium DNA segment above includes these coding regions:
- the tadA gene encoding tRNA adenosine(34) deaminase TadA, which translates into the protein MLDEDFMRQALAEARRGLEGGEVPVGALVVVDGAVVARAHNAPITLGDPTAHAEMLALREAAHVLGNYRLTGATLYATVEPCPMCCGAALQARIARLVYGARDPKAGAVVSLYRLLEDPRLNHRVPATGPVLEAASAALLSEFFETKRGQRRGGVAEPG